A genomic segment from Camarhynchus parvulus chromosome 7, STF_HiC, whole genome shotgun sequence encodes:
- the BZW1 gene encoding basic leucine zipper and W2 domain-containing protein 1 isoform X1, whose protein sequence is MNNQKPQKPTLSGQRFKTRKRDEKERFDPTQFQDCIIQGLTETGTDLEAVAKFLDASGAKLDYRRYAETLFDILVAGGMLAPGGTLADDMTRTNVCVFAAQEDLETMQAFAQVFNKLIRRYKYLEKGFEDEVKKLLLFLKGFSESERNKLAMLTGILLANGTLNASILNSLYNENLVKEGVSAAFAVKLFKSWINEKDINAVAVSLRKVNMDNRLMELFPANKQSVEHFSKYFTEAGLKELSEYVRNQQSIGARKELQKELQEQMSRGDPFKDIILYVKEEMKKNNISEQTVVTIIWSSVMSTVEWNKKEELVAEQAIKHLKQYSPLLAAFTTQGQSELTLLLKIQEYCYDNIHFMKAFQKIVVLFYKAEVLSEEPILKWYKDAHLAKGKSVFLEQMKKFVEWLKNAEEESESEAEEGD, encoded by the exons ATGAATAATCAAAAGCCGCAGAAGCCGACACTATCGGGCCAGcgttttaaaaccagaaaaagag ATGAAAAAGAGAGGTTTGACCCTACTCAGTTCCAGGACTGTATTATTCAAGGTTTAACTGAAACTGGCACTGACTTGGAGGCAGTAGCAAAGTTTCTTGATGCTTCTGGTGCAAAACTTGATTATCGCCGCTATGCAGAAACACTTTTTGACATCCTGGTGGCTGGTGGAATGCTGG ccccgggCGGGACCCTGGCAGACGACATGACACGCACAAACgtctgtgtgtttgcagcacAGGAAGACCTAGAAACCATGCAAGCATTTGCTCAG GTTTTTAACAAGCTAATCAGGCGTTACAAGTACCTGGAGAAAGGCTTTGAAGATGAAGTCAAAAAG ctgctgctgttcctgaaaGGGTTCTCAGAATCTGAGCGGAACAAACTGGCCATGCTGACGGGTATTCTGCTTGCCAACGGGACACTCAATGCATCAATTCTCAACAGTCTCTATAATGAGAACTTGGTTAAAGAAG GTGTTTCTGCAGCTTTTGCAGTCAAGCTCTTCAAATCATGGATAAATGAGAAAGATATCAATGCAGTGGCTGTCAGTCTTCGCAAGGTAAACATGGACAACAGGCTCATG GAGCTCTTCCCAGCCAACAAACAAAGTGTTGAACACTTCTCTAAGTACTTCACTGAAGCAGGACTAAAGGAACTGTCTGAGTATGTTCGGAACCAGCAATCCATAGGAGCTcggaaggagctgcagaaggagctgcaggagcagatgtCACGGGGAGATCCATTCAAGGAT ATCATCTTGTACGTgaaggaggagatgaagaaaaacaacatcTCAGAACAGACTGTGGTAACCATAATCTGGTCAAGTGTAATGAGCACAGTGGAGTGGAACAAAAAGGAGGAGCTGGTAGCAGAGCAAGCCATTAAGCATTTGAAG CAATACAGCCCTCTACTTGCTGCCTTCACGACCCAAGGTCAGTCAGAGCTGACTCTTCTGTTGAAGATTCAGGAGTATTGTTATGACAACATTCACTTCATGAAGGCCTTCCAGAAAATAGTGGTGCTCTTCTACAAAG CTGAAGTTCTGAGTGAAGAACCCATCCTCAAGTGGTATAAAGATGCCCATCTTGCAAAAGGAAAGAGTGTTTTTCTGGAGCAGATGAAGAAGTTTGTTGAATGGCTCAAGAATGCTGAAGAAG AGTCGGAGTCTGAAGCTGAAGAGGGTGACTGA
- the BZW1 gene encoding basic leucine zipper and W2 domain-containing protein 1 isoform X2 encodes MLLVQNLIIAAMQKHFLTSWWLVECWPRVFNKLIRRYKYLEKGFEDEVKKLLLFLKGFSESERNKLAMLTGILLANGTLNASILNSLYNENLVKEGVSAAFAVKLFKSWINEKDINAVAVSLRKVNMDNRLMELFPANKQSVEHFSKYFTEAGLKELSEYVRNQQSIGARKELQKELQEQMSRGDPFKDIILYVKEEMKKNNISEQTVVTIIWSSVMSTVEWNKKEELVAEQAIKHLKQYSPLLAAFTTQGQSELTLLLKIQEYCYDNIHFMKAFQKIVVLFYKAEVLSEEPILKWYKDAHLAKGKSVFLEQMKKFVEWLKNAEEESESEAEEGD; translated from the exons ATGCTTCTGGTGCAAAACTTGATTATCGCCGCTATGCAGAAACACTTTTTGACATCCTGGTGGCTGGTGGAATGCTGG ccccgg GTTTTTAACAAGCTAATCAGGCGTTACAAGTACCTGGAGAAAGGCTTTGAAGATGAAGTCAAAAAG ctgctgctgttcctgaaaGGGTTCTCAGAATCTGAGCGGAACAAACTGGCCATGCTGACGGGTATTCTGCTTGCCAACGGGACACTCAATGCATCAATTCTCAACAGTCTCTATAATGAGAACTTGGTTAAAGAAG GTGTTTCTGCAGCTTTTGCAGTCAAGCTCTTCAAATCATGGATAAATGAGAAAGATATCAATGCAGTGGCTGTCAGTCTTCGCAAGGTAAACATGGACAACAGGCTCATG GAGCTCTTCCCAGCCAACAAACAAAGTGTTGAACACTTCTCTAAGTACTTCACTGAAGCAGGACTAAAGGAACTGTCTGAGTATGTTCGGAACCAGCAATCCATAGGAGCTcggaaggagctgcagaaggagctgcaggagcagatgtCACGGGGAGATCCATTCAAGGAT ATCATCTTGTACGTgaaggaggagatgaagaaaaacaacatcTCAGAACAGACTGTGGTAACCATAATCTGGTCAAGTGTAATGAGCACAGTGGAGTGGAACAAAAAGGAGGAGCTGGTAGCAGAGCAAGCCATTAAGCATTTGAAG CAATACAGCCCTCTACTTGCTGCCTTCACGACCCAAGGTCAGTCAGAGCTGACTCTTCTGTTGAAGATTCAGGAGTATTGTTATGACAACATTCACTTCATGAAGGCCTTCCAGAAAATAGTGGTGCTCTTCTACAAAG CTGAAGTTCTGAGTGAAGAACCCATCCTCAAGTGGTATAAAGATGCCCATCTTGCAAAAGGAAAGAGTGTTTTTCTGGAGCAGATGAAGAAGTTTGTTGAATGGCTCAAGAATGCTGAAGAAG AGTCGGAGTCTGAAGCTGAAGAGGGTGACTGA